One Elaeis guineensis isolate ETL-2024a chromosome 10, EG11, whole genome shotgun sequence genomic window carries:
- the LOC105052464 gene encoding putative disease resistance protein RGA3: MAGEAVLSSFMQVLFEKLSMFAWNEFRSLRGVREEVENLSSTLSTIQAVLEDAEEKQLKDRSVRSWLAKLKDAAYDVDDLLDNYAAENLRLKLEGDRAQSSWKKQVCDCLSCSLWHKGLFECKIARRIRAVRGKLDKIAKERDVLGLQALGGMRVPEIMERPQTSSLVDCMNVFGREEDRDNIVDLLLSSNESSPANVSVLPIVGMGGLGKTTLTQLVYNDSRVREYFQLRMWVSVSENFDEKKLTKETLESARSGFSSVNTTMNMLQEKLYKKLKGKRFLLVLDDVWNEDHNKWHSYRSALIAGRRGSKIVVTTQNENVGRIMGGMPPYRLQRLSDSDCWLLFKNCAFVDGNSNLHPTLEIIGKEIVKKIKGLPLAAKALGSLLYSKVDEEEWKSILKSEIWELAPDKNTVLPALRLSYKHLPPHLKQCFAFCSVFHKDHVFERDRLVLIWIALGFVRPQGRKRLEDIGNGYFDDLLSRSFFQCYKGKYVMHDAIHDLAQSMSVDECHRLEDGKGTSARGRIRHLSFSCDDTMFTSFELFYGFRRLRTLMLLRGYKSMTAPVPDGLFFKLRCLRVLDLHRRDITQLPDSIGNLKQLRYLGLPGSEIKTLPSSICKLYNLQALVLKDCNSLRELPEGVTNLINLRHLQAHTRLLSDITGIGKLTHLQELEEFVVRKERGCRIAELKNMTELRGNLCIRSLENVASGEEASEARLNTKEYLNVLEFTWEDNRDACCHEEYLDEKVLEGLRPHCELKELTIKNFAGSVFPNWLGSPSFSSLHQVHLSNCRRCELLPPLGQLPFLRYLDIAGNGTVRIGQEFIGNGETRRFPSLNALLLEDMPRLEEWTCAEDDQLFPCLTELDIIDCPKLKALPRLPPSLTRIRISEAGIGALPELWGSNQPSSLSSLYIECCPNLTSLQQGLLGHQLMALRELTITNCERLVSLAERHFQPLVSLKSLRLYGCPRLMPWTVQEALLPSSLEDIRVGSCYNLINMLLGELKNLSFLGHFEIADCPDLYHFPSTGLPPMFKFLAILDCFNLQALPQGLKELTSLTTLVICNCPQIMCLPEEGLPDGLQELYIKACPSLRKRCSLGGKDWVKVAHVAKVEIEEEEIMCL, from the coding sequence ATGGCAGGAGAAGCAGTTCTATCATCCTTCATGCAGGTCCTTTTTGAGAAGCTGTCGATGTTTGCATGGAATGAGTTCAGATCACTTCGGGGTGTCCGCGAAGAGGTGGAGAATCTCTCAAGTACACTATCAACAATACAAGCTGTGCTTGAAGATGCTGAGGAGAAGCAGTTGAAGGACAGATCAGTGAGAAGTTGGCTGGCAAAGCTCAAGGATGCAGCCTATGATGTGGATGACTTGTTGGACAACTATGCAGCAGAAAATCTGAGATTGAAGTTGGAGGGTGACAGAGCTCAGAGCAGCTGGAAGAAGCAGGTATGTGATTGCTTGTCTTGCTCTCTATGGCACAAAGGTTTGTTTGAATGCAAGATAGCACGTAGGATTAGAGCTGTGAGGGGAAAGCTAGATAAGATTGCAAAGGAACGAGATGTTCTCGGTCTCCAAGCATTAGGTGGGATGCGCGTGCCTGAGATCATGGAGAGGCCACAGACCAGTTCATTGGTAGATTGCATGAATGTGTTCGGTAGAGAGGAAGATAGGGACAATATTGTCGATCTGTTGCTCTCTAGTAATGAATCTAGTCCTGCGAATGTTTCGGTCCTCCCCATTGTTGGCATGGGGGGCCTTGGAAAAACTACTCTAACTCAACTGGTGTACAATGACAGCAGGGTAAGAGAATACTTTCAATTAAGAATGTGGGTCAGTGTTTCCGAGAATTTTGATGAGAAGAAGCTGACAAAGGAAACTCTCGAGTCGGCTAGAAGTGGTTTTTCCTCTGTCAACACCACCATGAATATGCTCCAAGAAAAACTCTATAAGAAGTTAAAGGGAAAAAGGTTTTTGCTTGTTTTGGATGATGTGTGGAATGAGGACCATAACAAATGGCACAGTTATAGATCTGCTTTAATTGCTGGGAGAAGGGGAAGCAAAATTGTGGTAACAACTCAAAATGAAAACGTTGGGAGGATCATGGGTGGGATGCCTCCCTATCGGCTGCAACGACTATCAGACAGTGACTGCTGGTTGTTGTTCAAAAATTGCGCATTTGTTGATGGAAACTCTAATCTACACCCAACATTGGAAATTATTGGTAAGGAGATTGTTAAGAAGATCAAGGGATTACCGCTCGCAGCGAAGGCTCTTGGGAGCCTCCTTTACTCCAAAGTAGATGAAGAAGAATGGAAGAGTATTCTGAAAAGTGAGATTTGGGAGTTAGCACCAGATAAGAATACCGTCCTACCAGCTCTAAGATTGAGCTATAAGCACCTACCCCCACACCTAAAGCAGTGCTTTGCATTTTGCTCTGTATTTCACAAAGATCATGTGTTTGAGAGAGACAGGTTGGTTCTGATTTGGATTGCACTGGGGTTTGTTCGGCCTCAAGGAAGGAAGAGACTGGAAGACATAGGGAATGGTTACTTCGATGACTTACTCAGCAGATCTTTCTTTCAGTGTTATAAGGGCAAGTATGTGATGCATGATGCAATCCATGATTTAGCACAATCAATGTCAGTCGATGAATGTCATAGACTAGAAGATGGTAAGGGAACAAGCGCACGGGGGAGGATTCGCCATTTATCATTTTCTTGTGATGATACCATGTTCACTTCATTTGAGCTATTTTATGGTTTCAGGAGACTAAGAACACTCATGTTGTTGCGGGGTTACAAATCCATGACCGCACCAGTTCCTGATGGCCTGTTCTTCAAATTGAGATGCCTCCGTGTGCTGGACCTACATCGCAGGGACATCACGCAGTTGCCAGATTCCATTGGAAATCTGAAACAGCTTCGCTACCTCGGTCTTCCCGGCAGTGAAATCAAAACATTGCCCTCATCAATTTGTAAGCTATACAATTTGCAGGCACTCGTATTAAAAGATTGCAATTCACTAAGAGAACTACCAGAAGGTGTGACCAACCTGATCAACCTGCGGCATCTACAGGCACATACTAGATTGCTTTCCGATATAACAGGGATAGGGAAACTGACCCACCTCCAAGAACTGGAGGAATTTGTCGTTCGCAAGGAGAGGGGATGCAGGATTGCGGAGCTGAAGAACATGACAGAGCTTAGAGGTAATCTTTGCATTCGGAGTCTTGAGAATGTGGCCAGTGGGGAAGAGGCAAGCGAGGCTAGGTTGAACACAAAGGAGTACCTCAATGTCCTAGAATTTACATGGGAAGATAACAGAGATGCCTGCTGTCATGAAGAATATCTCGATGAGAAGGTGCTTGAAGGCCTCCGGCCGCATTGCGAGCTGAAAGAGCTGACGATTAAAAACTTTGCGGGTTCTGTCTTTCCAAACTGGCTGGGGAGTCCATCATTCTCAAGTCTGCATCAAGTTCACCTATCCAACTGCAGAAGATGTGAATTACTCCCACCTCTGGGACAGCTTCCCTTCCTCAGATATCTTGACATAGCAGGTAATGGAACAGTGCGAATTGGCCAAGAATTCATAGGCAATGGCGAGACCAGGAGGTTTCCATCACTAAACGCACTACTACTTGAAGACATGCCCAGATTGGAAGAATGGACTTGTGCAGAAGATGACCAGTTATTCCCCTGCCTCACGGAGCTCGACATCATCGACTGTCCGAAGCTCAAAGCACTACCCCGCCTCCCGCCAAGCCTGACGAGGATCAGGATATCTGAAGCAGGGATCGGTGCTCTTCCAGAATTGTGGGGTTCAAACCAGCCATCCTCTTTATCATCCTTGTACATCGAGTGCTGCCCGAACTTGACATCTCTGCAGCAAGGATTGCTGGGCCACCAGCTGATGGCTCTCAGGGAGTTGACAATTACCAACTGCGAGAGGCTTGTGTCATTGGCAGAGCGACATTTCCAACCTCTGGTGTCACTGAAGAGCCTTCGCTTGTATGGCTGCCCGAGGCTGATGCCATGGACGGTGCAAGAAGCCCTCCTGCCTAGCTCGCTGGAAGACATTCGAGTCGGCTCTTGTTATAACTTAATCAACATGCTACTGGGTGAGCTCAAGAACCTTTCCTTCCTCGGTCATTTTGAGATCGCCGACTGCCCCGACCTCTACCATTTTCCATCCACCGGGCTGCCTCCCATGTTTAAATTCTTGGCCATTTTGGATTGTTTCAATCTCCAAGCACTGCCTCAAGGACTGAAGGAACTCACCTCACTCACTACGTTGGTCATCTGCAACTGTCCCCAGATCATGTGCTTACCGGAGGAGGGCCTGCCTGACGGCCTGCAAGAATTGTACATCAAAGCATGCCCATCACTGAGGAAGCGGTGTTCACTTGGTGGAAAGGATTGGGTCAAGGTAGCTCATGTTGCGAAGGTAGAGATCGAAGAGGAGGAGATCATGTGCCTGTAG